AAGAAGTCAAAGGCTCCAAATAACGTTAGTTCCATAGGACCGAGAGTGTCAAGAGTTAAGGAGATAAGCTATACACATGATGTAAGTCCGGGTGGCAATGATGTTTTAATCAATCCTGTCAGTGAAGAAACTACAACTTTCCCCACTAGGGGCTTCACACTGGAAATAGACAAGAAAAAACGTACTAAAAGCACAGCATTCTGGTCGATTAAACCAAAtaatgtttctgttgttttacatGCAAAAGAGCCTTATATTGAGAAAGACGAGCCAGAGCCAGAGCCAGAGCCAGAGCCAGAGCCAACTGAGCATGGCGCTGAGGCCCCAAAGCAAGTGCCAAGTGTTACTGAACCAAGCCGAGATGCCACCTCTTTAAGTAGGAGCACTGACTTTGATACCGTCATGGAAGAAGAAGATGTTCCTCAGCTCTCCGGTGACAATGGAATGGATTATCTTGAATCACATGATGTGTATAATGAAGACATTTTGAAAAGAATTGCAGATATTAATTCACAGTTGCATCACGTACCTCTTCCTGAGAGCTACAAGCCAGAATATAGAGCGGACATTCGAGCCTCTAAAGAACACCTAAAACGAAGCCTTGctttagcagtagcagcagaacataaattagaaaaaatgtataaatccCAGCTGTTACCACAAGGACGAAGCAGTGGTGGAGTTTATGACATTGTAACTGTTATTAACATGCTGTATAATTCTAGATATAAATTATCTGAATATTTAGATATAAAATATGTTCCATCAGAGATGAGAGGGAAAGCTACTGTAGTAGTCCGTACATTGAAAAAAATACTATGTGTTGGTCATGGAGAAGAAACTCACAACCTCCTTAAGcagttattaaataataatataaaaattttacacATACTTGATACTCATGACAAAGATGATTCAAGCTAACTATGCATTCATTTGTGGGAGAAATAAGCATATTAGTGGTTCAAAAGttgtatgaaaatattttctattgtaGTTTACTGTGTTAACATCTTTATATGTCATGTGTTACGAAAAATTTTCATATGCACTGAAAcctaacaatttaaaataaaaatttggttcAGGAGTTTGTAGTTTCtctcattaattttaaaagttatgagTGTCTAATCTTTAAAGTGTTTAAACTTTGATTTTAGTTGATAGGTTAGTAAATTCTTCCATTTTATAAGACTTAAGAGACTGTGCAGTCCACTATATATGTAGTAGTAgtcgtgttagtcactcagtcgtgtccaactctttgcaaccccttgcaaccactgcagcctaccagctatctgtccatgggattctccaggcatgaatactggagtgggttgccattcccttctccagagtagcTGGCTTTAAATAattgcatataaatataaaattttaggatATGTTATCTTATTACTCTTTTAGAGGATCTGAGTATTCTGTCTGAATAGCATAATTGGAGCTTGTATCAAAACTACTTTTATCTGAGTATATATGTGCCACCTTTGAAAGGTAGATGATATATTAAGATACATCCCTATTCCTTTGTTGTTAAATACTTCTGGAGTGTCAGTGAAGGACTGTAACCTGGATTTGTAATGTGATCATTCTcacttattttctccttttgtttgtttatacacatatacatggaagctttccaaattttatatttgagaGTATGACTaacatggtcttccctggtggctcaatggtaaaaaatccaccagcAGTTCAAGAGTTTCAGGAGATGCAgttccgatccctgggtcaggaagataccctggaggagggcatggcaacccactcaagtattcttgcctggagaattccatggacagaggagtctggcaggctatatagtttatagggttgcacagagtcagacagagctgaaGTGActtgacatgcacacacacatgactaaCACCATTAAGGTTAACTGTAATTTTGTAATTATGGTACAGGTAATTCTGTTGCATGATTTGTGGTGGTTTCAtcattaagtcatgtcagactcttgtgacctcaaagactgtagcctgctaggttctctgtccatgggattgtccaggcaagaatactggagtgggttgccatttccttctctaggggatcttcctgaccctggaatcgagtccagatctcctgcattgcaggcagattctttaccactgagctatgaaGTATTTAATTTAGTTATTCATTTATCAGGCCAGTCATTTAtagtttaataaacatttattgacctTGTGTAGGACAAAATGCTAGACTTTGGGAGTGCAACCCAGTTATTTAtagtttaataaacatttattgacctTGTGTAGGACAAAATGCTAGACTTTGGGAATGCAATAGTAGGGTTTAGTTCCTTCTCTCTTTGAAATTATAGCATCAAAGAGACATAACTTCagcagtttttaaatttcaattt
This sequence is a window from Odocoileus virginianus isolate 20LAN1187 ecotype Illinois chromosome 6, Ovbor_1.2, whole genome shotgun sequence. Protein-coding genes within it:
- the SPESP1 gene encoding sperm equatorial segment protein 1 gives rise to the protein MMPMKFLVLLVALLLWPSSLPAYRRVTVTPDEEQNLNHYVQVLQNLILSVPTKEPGRQKKSKAPNNVSSIGPRVSRVKEISYTHDVSPGGNDVLINPVSEETTTFPTRGFTLEIDKKKRTKSTAFWSIKPNNVSVVLHAKEPYIEKDEPEPEPEPEPEPTEHGAEAPKQVPSVTEPSRDATSLSRSTDFDTVMEEEDVPQLSGDNGMDYLESHDVYNEDILKRIADINSQLHHVPLPESYKPEYRADIRASKEHLKRSLALAVAAEHKLEKMYKSQLLPQGRSSGGVYDIVTVINMLYNSRYKLSEYLDIKYVPSEMRGKATVVVRTLKKILCVGHGEETHNLLKQLLNNNIKILHILDTHDKDDSS